One Clupea harengus chromosome 11, Ch_v2.0.2, whole genome shotgun sequence DNA window includes the following coding sequences:
- the LOC105902972 gene encoding cathepsin K-like codes for MILCGLVLLVSGSVLVHATHNPALDTAWEDWKSTHQKGYFGLGEEDIRRTIWEKNMQLIEAHNQEYELGIHTYELGMNHLGDMTTEEVVATMTGFRPDMEEEINSTFVPDSKVAPSSIDYRAKGYVTPVKNQGSCGSCWAFSAAGALEGQLRKQGKTLVDLSPQNLVDCVGQDTGCNGGWMIYAFDYIRRKGIATEKAYPYTGRDERCRHDSSMNGASCRGYRNVKKGNEKMLKLALSQIGPISVAINVQSSFHFYKKGIYNDRRCNPKRLTHAVVAVGYTPGYWIVKNSWGTRWGAKGYIYIKKGRNVCGIANMASYPVV; via the exons ATGATCCTTTGTGGATTGGTGCTGTTGGTGTCTGGGTCTGTTTTGGTCCACGCCACACACAACCCAGCTCTGGATACAGCATGGGAGGACTGGAAATCAACCCACCAGAAAGGGTACTTTGGTTTG GGTGAGGAGGACATCCGCAGGACCATCTGGGAGAAGAACATGCAGCTGATTGAGGCCCACAACCAGGAGTATGAGCTGGGGATCCACACGTACGAGCTGGGCATGAACCACCTGGGGGACATG ACAACAGAAGAGGTTGTGGCGACGATGACTGGTTTCAGACCTGATATGGAAGAAGAGATCAACTCAACCTTTGTTCCTGACTCCAAAGTGGCACCTTCCTCCATTGACTATCGTGCCAAAGGCTATGTCACCCCAGTCAAGAACCAG GGCTCCTGTGGTTCCTGTTGGGCCTTTAGTGCTGCTGGAGCTCTGGAGGGTCAGCTGAGGAAACAAGGGAAGACACTGGTGGATCTGAGTCCCCAGAACCTGGTGGACTGTGTGGGGCAGGACACAGGCTGCAATGGTGGCTGGATGATCTACGCATTTGACTACATCCGCAGGAAGGGCATAGCCACTGAGAAAGCATATCCCTACACAGGCAGG GATGAAAGATGTCGACACGATTCTTCTATGAATGGAGCTTCATGCCGAGGTTATCGGAACGTTAAGAAAGGGAATGAGAAGATGTTGAAGTTGGCACTGTCTCAGATTGGCCCTATTTCTGTAGCCATTAATGTACAGTCATCTTTCCATTTCTACAAGAAAG GTATATACAATGACCGGCGCTGCAACCCTAAACGTCTGACCCATGCCGTTGTTGCTGTGGGCTATACCCCTGGATACTGGATTGTGAAGAACAG CTGGGGCACGAGATGGGGAGCCAAGGGCTACATCTACATTAAGAAGGGCAGAAATGTATGTGGAATCGCCAACATGGCCAGCTATCCAGTCGTGTGA
- the LOC105891892 gene encoding cathepsin S: MLGSAVIVLLCVVETSVALTDSSLDLHWQLWKKTHSKAYNIEAEDLMRRELWEKNLQLISLHNLESSMGLHTYDLAMNHMGDLTPEEILQQYALTRVPSDLRRDTSAFVGAPGASVPDSIDWREKGYVTGVKMQGACGSCWAFSAVGALEGQLMKTTGTLVDLSPQNLVDCSSKYGNKGCNGGFMHQAWQYVIDNQGIDSDAAYPYQGVQGQCQYKADQRAANCTSFKFVTEDSEDALKEALATIGPVSVAIDATRPQFTFFRSGVYNDASCTQKVNHGVLAVGYGSMEGQDYWLVKNSWGATFGDHGYIRMARNKNNQCGIAKYACYPIM, translated from the exons ATGCTGGGGAGCGCCGTGATcgttttgttgtgtgtggtggagaCTTCAGTGGCTCTAACAGATTCATCGCTGGATCTGCACTGGCAGCTGTGGAAGAAGACCCACAGCAAGGCCTATAACATCGAG GCAGAGGATCTTATGCGACGGGAGCTATGGGAGAAGAATCTGCAGCTAATTTCTCTGCACAATCTGGAATCTTCCATGGGACTACACACTTATGATCTGGCCATGAACCACATGGGAGACCTG ACACCAGAGGAGATTCTCCAGCAGTATGCACTGACTCGTGTGCCCTCAGACCTGAGGAGGGACACCTCAGCATTCGTGGGTGCACCTGGTGCCTCGGTCCCTGACTCCATTGACTGGAGAGAGAAGGGCTATGTCACCGGAGTGAAGATGCAG GGTGCTTGTGGGTCCTGCTGGGCGTTCAGTGCCGTCGGGGCCCTGGAGGGCCAGCTGATGAAGACCACGGGGACACTGGTGGACCTCAGCCCTCAGAACCTGGTGGACTGCTCAAGCAAGTACGGAAACAAGGGCTGCAATGGTGGCTTCATGCATCAAGCGTGGCAGTACGTCATTGACAACCAGGGCATCGACTCAGATGCTGCCTACCCATACCAGGGAGTG CAAGGACAGTGCCAGTACAAGGCTGACCAGCGTGCTGCCAACTGCACAAGCTTCAAGTTTGTGACCGAGGACAGTGAGGACGCCCTGAAGGAAGCGTTGGCCACCATTGGCCCCGTCTCTGTGGCCATCGACGCCACTCGCCCTCAGTTCACCTTCTTCCGCAGTG GGGTGTACAATGACGCCTCGTGCACTCAGAAGGTAAACCACGGAGTGCTTGCAGTGGGTTATGGCTCCATGGAGGGACAGGATTACTGGCTGGTGAAGAACAG CTGGGGCGCGACTTTTGGAGACCATGGGTACATTCGCATGGCACGGAACAAGAACAACCAGTGTGGCATTGCAAAGTATGCCTGCTACCCAATCATGTGA